Proteins from a single region of Thermococcus sp. EP1:
- a CDS encoding ABC transporter ATP-binding protein — MVEVKLENIVKTFGETVALKGIDLHIKHGELFTLLGPSGCGKSTTLRIIAGLDFPDSGQLHFDDEDVTYKSSSERGAVLVFQNYALWPHMTVYDNVAYGLKVKKLPKQEIEKKVKWALELVKLQGYEDRYPTQLSGGQQQRVAIARALVVEPKLLLLDEPLSNLDAKLRLEMRSEIRRIQRELGITVIYVTHDQEEAMAISDRIAVMNIGQIEQVGTPKEIYEQPKTEFVASFMGKTNVIPAEVVERDGDKVTVEFEGFRLDGLTYTGENDKVVVVIRPERISLHPIENAVSITGKVDLIEYYGFFIEVVGLFGERRIIARTINDRDVIGLRPQGDVTFYIEREDILVLPKTL; from the coding sequence ATGGTCGAGGTTAAACTTGAGAACATAGTAAAAACATTTGGTGAAACCGTTGCACTAAAGGGTATTGATCTCCATATAAAACACGGAGAGTTATTTACTCTCCTCGGACCAAGCGGTTGTGGAAAATCAACCACCTTGAGAATAATAGCAGGTTTAGATTTTCCTGACAGTGGACAATTACATTTTGATGACGAGGATGTCACCTACAAAAGTTCAAGTGAAAGAGGTGCCGTTTTGGTCTTCCAAAACTACGCCTTGTGGCCCCATATGACAGTATATGACAACGTGGCATATGGACTCAAGGTAAAAAAGCTTCCCAAACAAGAAATCGAAAAAAAGGTAAAATGGGCGCTTGAACTGGTTAAGCTCCAAGGTTATGAAGATAGATATCCAACCCAGCTGAGTGGAGGCCAACAACAAAGAGTAGCAATAGCAAGGGCTCTCGTAGTTGAACCTAAGCTTCTACTCTTAGATGAGCCTCTCTCAAACTTGGATGCAAAGCTTAGACTTGAAATGAGGTCTGAAATAAGGAGAATCCAAAGAGAACTCGGAATCACAGTTATCTACGTTACCCATGATCAAGAAGAGGCTATGGCAATAAGTGATAGAATCGCAGTAATGAATATAGGTCAAATAGAGCAAGTAGGAACTCCAAAAGAGATATATGAACAGCCTAAAACAGAATTTGTTGCTTCTTTCATGGGTAAGACCAACGTAATCCCAGCGGAAGTCGTGGAAAGAGATGGGGACAAAGTAACAGTAGAGTTTGAAGGATTCAGGCTCGATGGCCTAACTTATACCGGAGAGAACGATAAAGTTGTGGTGGTCATAAGACCTGAACGTATCAGCCTACACCCCATCGAAAACGCTGTTTCAATAACTGGAAAAGTAGATCTAATAGAGTACTATGGCTTTTTCATCGAGGTCGTTGGACTATTTGGAGAGAGGAGAATAATAGCTAGGACAATAAATGATAGGGACGTTATAGGTCTGAGACCCCAAGGAGATGTCACCTTCTACATAGAGAGAGAAGACATCCTTGTACTTCCTAAGACTCTCTAG
- a CDS encoding DUF447 domain-containing protein, whose amino-acid sequence MEMFEEGKVYELLLVTKSNVTPVGVVKKGNKFHFKLFEGKSAKDIREHPYGVLHITWDVDILVRTALNLPCELEWEDSKTIPLKKIKNLPNIEGKIEFQEDLIKDSLGEARILRCSLIPSRIEVFPVSNPPLSRADFYLLEMAINLTRLYVATRKLNVKEAQNIYSKIWVEYRTYKRLGGKNKLAEKIMGFATAALRWNP is encoded by the coding sequence ATGGAAATGTTTGAAGAAGGCAAAGTGTATGAACTTCTTTTAGTCACAAAATCCAATGTAACCCCAGTGGGTGTTGTTAAAAAAGGAAACAAGTTCCATTTTAAACTATTTGAAGGAAAAAGTGCCAAAGATATAAGAGAACACCCTTATGGCGTACTCCATATAACTTGGGATGTGGATATATTAGTAAGAACTGCTCTTAACTTACCCTGTGAATTAGAATGGGAGGATTCCAAAACAATTCCTTTAAAGAAAATAAAGAACTTGCCCAACATAGAAGGAAAAATAGAATTCCAAGAAGACTTGATAAAAGACAGTCTTGGAGAAGCTCGAATCCTGAGATGTTCACTAATCCCTTCAAGAATCGAGGTGTTCCCAGTTTCCAATCCCCCTCTTAGTAGAGCAGATTTTTACCTTCTTGAGATGGCAATAAACCTAACTAGACTGTATGTGGCAACAAGAAAACTAAACGTGAAGGAAGCTCAAAATATATATTCAAAGATATGGGTTGAATATAGAACCTACAAACGACTTGGAGGCAAAAATAAACTTGCAGAAAAGATTATGGGGTTTGCTACGGCAGCTTTAAGATGGAATCCTTGA